GCGCCGAAGTGTTGGAAATGCTGCAAGCGATGAATACCGGTCATGATGGATCGATGGGCACGATCCACGCCAATACGCCGCGCGAATGCCTGTACCGGATCGAAATGCTGGCGGGCTTCGCCGGTTTCCAGGGTAGCGAAAGCAGCCTGCGTCGGCAAATCGCCGGCGCACTCGATTTCATCGTACAAATTGGGCGGCTGTCCAACGGTCGCCGGCGGATCGTCTCGATTACCGAGGTAACCGGCATGGGCGACAACATCATCACCTTGCAGGAACTGTACAAGCACGAAAGTTATATCGCGCCGGATGGCGAGGAAGCCGACCGCTGGGTGTCGCTCGGGATATTTCCTCATGCGCCGAAACTGCAACGCCAGCGCCAGCTCGGGCAACAGAGTACCGGAAGTCCGCATACCGGCAGCTTTGGCGCCAGCACCGGCGGCCAGACCGGGAGACGCTAGCCATGCGGATTGCATTATGGCTACTGGCGGCAGCCTTGTTATTGGGCGGCATCGCGCTATGGCTCTGGCAGCGAGCGCAGAGACGCTCGCGGCAGGACGTCAGCGCGGCGTTCGTCGACCGCCAGTTGCAGGGCATGCAGCCGATGCAGCCGCAAACTCAGGAAGCAATCGGCCAGCAACCCCAGCTGCATGTGCAGATCGAAGCGGTGCGTCATTTTTTCCTGCGCGCCGGCATCCAGCAACCGGATGGCCGTCTATATGCCAATTTGCTGGTGCCTGGAATGGTGCTGGTCCTGCTGGCGCTCGTGTTCGGCGGGTGGCTATCTGCACTAGGGACGCTGATTCTTTACGTGATGTTGGTGGCCTTCTACTTCTGGCTGAAAACATCCCGCCTGCAGCGAACCATGGTGCGGCAACTGCCTGGCTTTCTGGATACGCTGGTGCGCCTGGTCACCATCGGCAACAGTATCGGCTCTGCGTTCCAGACCGGTATTGTCGGCACCGAAGGACCATTGCGGGTGGTGCTGGATCGTGCCAATCGCCAGGTCCAGGCCGGCGTCGAACTGGAGCAGGCGCTGCGCCAGCAGGCGGCGATCTTTCATTTCAAGGAGTTGGACCTGGTCGCGGCGGTGATCGGTGTTTCATCCCGCTTCGGCGGGCGCTCGGATCTGGTGCTGGAGCGCATGGCGGCTTTCATGCGCGACCTGGAGCATGCGCAGAACGAATTGGTATCGTTGTCGGCGGAAATCCGGCTGTCGGCCTGGGTCATGGGCGTATTGCCGATTGCCATCGTCATGTTTCTGATCATTTTCAACAACAGCATGTTTGTCAATATGTGGCTTGACCCGATCGGCCGCAAGATGATGATAGGCGCGGCGCTGCTGGAAGTGATCGGCAGCTACAGCCTGTACCGGCTGGCGAAGACGGTATAGCCGGCGCGGACATAGATGAGGTGGAGTTAAGGTGAGCACAACACAACATACGCTGATCGTACTGGCGATCCTGCTGCTGGCTTCGGCTCTGTTGCTGGTTGGCGGTGCGCTGCTGGGGCGGGCATGGCGCCTCAAGCGCAACCTCGACACCGTCGAACAGAAGATTGCCGCGCACGATCATCCGACCGGCGCCGCTGCGATGCCGGCGCAGTTGCCCTGGAAAGAGCGTCTGGTGGCGCTCAGTGCTGATTGGCTGGATACGCCGTTGGGGCGGCAATTGGTGGCCGAAGAGGATCGCCATCTGCTGGACCAGTGCGGCGTCAATGACAGGCACGGCAAGGCCTGGTTCTTTTTTGCGCGGGTGGTGCTGGCAATCTGTTTGCCGTTGATCGGCCTGTTCCTGTTCGGGTCAGGAGTCGGACTCAAGTTGTTGCTGATTCTGTTTTTTGGCATGGCACTTGGCTACATGCTGCCGAAATGGGTCATGCAACGCGTTGCCAAGAAGCGTCAGAAATTGGCTGCGGAGGAACTGCCGTTGCTGATCGATTTGCTGCGCTTGCTGCAAGGCGTGGGATTGTCGGTCGACCAGAGCCTGCACGTGATTGAAAACGAGTTCAGCAACGTGCTCAAGGTACTGGGCCAGGAGCTGGCCATTGCCGGACGCCAGTACAGCACCGGACGCAGCCGGGAGCAATCGATGCGGCGGTTCTCAACCATATTCGATAACGAAGATCTGCATGCCGTATCGCGTTTGCTGGTGCAGGTCGAGCATCACGGTGGCGCCGTGCAGGAGCCGCTGAAGCAATTCAGCGAGCGCATTCGCGAGCAACGCAAACTGGACATGAAAGAAAAGATAGGGAAGCTGACTGTGAAGATGACGGGAGTCATGGTGGTGACCCTGCTTCCTGGTCTGTTGGTGATTACCGGAGGCGTTGGTTTTCTGGCTGTGATCCGGGCCTTGTCGAAAATGGGAGCAAATATATGAGTGATAGGAAATCGTTACGCTCCGTGCGAGCCCAAAGGCGCTCCGGACCGTTCCTGGCGGTCATCTTTGGAATCGCATTGCTCGCGCTCGGCGGTTGCGCCAGCAATTCGGCCCGCGTGTATGCACAACAAAATGAAGCGGCGCAATTGCGCCAGCAGGCGGAAGAGAAGGCGCCGACACCGGACAACAAAGGCATGTATCTGGGGCTGATACGGCAGATGCAGGAGCGGGGCATGTATTTTGCCTCGCTGGCACATATCGATGCCTATGAGCAGCAGAACGGCAGCACCCCGGAGGTACAGCGCTTGCGTGCCGATGCATTGCGTGAAACCAGGCAGGGCGCGGCGGCGGAGGCAGCCTATCGCAAGTTGCTGAGTACCACCGAAGCAGGTGCGGCCTGGCATGGTCTCGGTTTGCTGGCGGCGCAGAACAGCGATTATAAAGGGGCCGCGATAGCGTTGCGGGAGGCGGTCAAGCGTGAGCCGACCAATCCCGTCATGTTGAGTGACCTGGGCTTTGCATTGTTGCGAAGCGGCGATGTCGCCAGCGCCCGGGTGCCATTGGCGCAGGCTGCTGAACTGGCGCCGGACAATCGCAAGATGATCGGCAATCTGGCGCTCTTGTTGCTGGTTTCGGGTGATGGCGAGAAAGCACGCGCAGTCATGGATAAGGCAGCGTTATCCGCTGACAGCCGCGCCACGGTATACCGACTGGCGGCCGAAATCGGCCAGGCGCCGCAGCCGGTAGTGATGGCGATACCAAGCGCGGCTGCCGCCAAAGCCACCAGTTCCGTACCGGTGCTGCCGACGGCGACGCCGTTCCAGTCGATGCTGGACCGTTTTGGCAATGGCGGCTAATGGCGACAGGTTGCGATACTGCTTCTTTTCTTTTTCACGAGGTAGCAAATGAAAATGCAAATACCGTTACATCGTTATTTCCAGTTGACCGGCTGTGCGTTGTTGGCGACAGCCTTGATCCCGACTGTGTTTGCACAGGACATGACGTCGCGCAACGGCAGGTTGACGCAACCGGTTGTGAACGCTACTGCAAATGCGCCGGTGCAGGAAGCTGCGCAGGTGGCGGGAGCCGTGCCAGAAGGGCCGGCTGCGGCGGCCAGCCAGGCGGAAACGCCAACGCCAACGCCACGCGAAAGGGAAAGCACGGTACGCGTCGGTGACGTGACCCGCTTGCTGCTGCAGGCGCAGGTCGATGGCCGTGTCGCGGGACCGCGTCAGCCGATGCTGGGAGTGACAGCCACCGCCAGCTGGCAGCGTTACCTGGACAGCTTCAAGCACCCGTTGCCGGAAAATTTTGAAAAGAAAGTGACGAGCAACAATTAACAATCCGGAATTTCTCCAAGCAACCTTGAACCGAATCGAATGCCCTCCATGACCTCATCGCGCATCCAGTCGCCATGCCATCTTCCTGTCCGCCGCATACGGCGCGACAGGCTGCGGCAGCATGGTTCGGTTGCGGTGATGGCAGCCATTTTCCTCTCGGTGATCGTGATCTTGCTGTCGTCGATTGATATCGGCTACATGTTTTATATGCGGCGGGATTTGCAGAAGACGGCTGATCTGGCGGCGCTGGCTGGTGCGCAGATGTTGGCCAGTTCGCAAACCTTTACCAGCACTGCCACCACATGCGGATCAGGTGACCCGCCGGTGCTAGCGGCCAGGGCCAATGCCCAGACCAATGGCTTTGCCACGGGTACACCCAGCACTGCTGCCAATACACTGACCGTAACGTGCGGCCGCTGGGACCCGGTCGCCAACGCGGCGATGGCGCCAAACTATTTTTCCACTCCGACTGCACCCAACACCAGGTTGAACGCGGTCAAGGTGATCTTGTCCCAGTCCGTTCCGACTTTTTTCGGCTGGGGGACACATACCATCAATGGCCAGGCGATAGCATCGATCAGCGATCCTTATGCTGCGTTTTCGGTTGGATCCAAATTATTGGCGCTCAACGGAGGCGTGGTACCGGGCTTGCTATCAGCGATCGGGCTCAACCTGAACGGCACATCGCTGGTGTCCTATAACGGCTTGGCGAATGTTTCGGTAACGCCAAATGGACTGCTGCAGGCATTGGGTTTTCAAATTCCGCTGCATGCCGATGTCGGCACGGTAACGCAAATACTGCAGGCAAGTACCGCCGGTTGCAGTAACGGCATGTGTACGTTGCAGGCGTTGCTGGGAGCAATCACCACAGTCGGTGGCCAGCAGGATCTGATCAGCGCGCTGGGCGGGCTGACGGTGGGCCAACTCAATCTAATGATTCCGTTATTGTCCGACGCTAGCGGGCAGGGTGGGCTGTTTGTCTTGGCCAACATAGCCGATGCGCAATCTGCGTTGAACGCGAACGTGAACGCTCTGAATGTATTGAATACTGCTATCGGCATCGCGAACAGTCACCGCTTCGGTAGTGTGAATCTTGGCGCGTCTTTGCCTGGCGTTGCCACGGTGACGACCCAGGTTGGAATTGTGGAACCGCCGTCGATCGGGATTGGGGGTATTGGCACCACCGCTTTTACCGCGCAAGTTAGGTTGTACACACGCATTCAAAGCAACCTGTTGAATCTGGGATTATTGAATATTGATTTGCCGTTGATTATCGATGTCGTCAATGGACTAGGTACCCTGACCGACATGTGCACAGCAAAAGATGCCAGCGGCAACGATCTTGCCACGATCCAGGTTCAGGCTCCGGTGCTGAGTCTCTGTGCTGGCAGCGTCAATAATGTGGTGGATGGCAGCACGGTTTTTTCTACCAAAGGTGCTTGCAAGCAGAATTTGACAAATTGGCCGATGGTTAATGTGCTTGGCGGCGTACTCACAGTCAATAAGGCCATTGCGATAGATGCGTTGGCGAATAACAGCAGCGTGACCTTGAGTAAGGGACAAACCGTTACAACCGGCAATAACAGTCTGCAGATTGGGACAACATTATCAAATTTGTTCAGCGCTTTAACAGGTGCCCTGGCAGGTAGTCTGTTCGGAGGTGGCGGCGTGAATAACAATAATTTGGCTGCTGGCTTGTTGAATGGACAGGGGTTGGGTGCGGCGCAGACGATGGTCACCAATGCACTTAGTAGCTTGAACAGTTTTGTGAGCGGGTTGAGTACCAGTGTCACTGGAATTTTGGGAAGCCTTTTGACAGTCAACGTGCTGGGTATCCTGACGAATGTGGGGGGGCTAGTAAACAATTTGCTCAATACAATTGGGCAGGTAGTTAGTGGTTTGCTCTGTTTGGGAAATAGTCAATGCATCCTGTCGAATCAATTGGCCGGTAGCCAGACTAGCGGCGGTGCTACGATTTCGAATGCGCTGATCACGACAGTGGGCCTTCTCATCAATCTGTTGCAGCCGATCTTGAATGTACTGGGCGGTGCCCTATCGACGATATTGAATGGCCTGCTCGGTATCCAGTTGGGACTAGTCGACGTCAACCTGATGGATTTGAATTGCGGTGGCACCAGCGTCAAACTGGTTTATTAATCAAATGGACATGCACAATAATTTCAACATGACGAACAATCAAACCAGACTCGGTAAGCTGTTTTATTTTTTTGGATTTGAAAAATTGATCGCACCAGTGCTGATCAAGCTGATCTACTGGATCGGCATGGTGGTGATCCTGGTAGCCGGTGTCGCCAGTTTTTTTAACACTGGCGGCGGAGTGGGGCGCATGTTGTTGACGCTGGTCGCATTGTTGTTGTCCTTGTTGATCTGGCGCCTGGTAAGCGAGCTGTGGATCCTGGCATTCAATATTTACCAACGGTTGGTTGAAATTCGTGATTTGCTGTCGCGCCAGGGCCAGGCCGCGGCTGTGATCCAGCCGGTTTTGCGCGACGGCGACTGAGAAGAGATAACCATGCAGAACAAGCCTTTGCAAGAAAGTCTCGACATATACGTATGGGAAGGCAAATCGGATATCGCAGACCGGATTTCTCAGTGTCTGGCGAGTTTCGATATCGAGGTGATCCGTGCCGACGAAATGCCGGTGACGCGCGATCAGGTATCGGCGCGGCCGTCGATTGCAGTGATTTCCGTCACCGTGATTGAACAGGCCCAGTTCTCTGCCGACGCCTGGCAAAAATCGCATGGCATGCCGGTGATCTGGGTGGCGGAAGTGGGGCGTGCAGCCAATCCACGTGTGTATCCGGTCGAGTATTCACACATCCTGATGCTCGATTTCACCTGCGCCGAATTGCGCAAACTGGTATTCCGGCTGGCTTCCGAGCTGCATGCCAGCGCCAGCGCTGATCGCATGCCGCAGCCATTGATTGCGCAATCCGAATGCATGCAGATGCTGGTCTCCGAGGCGGAAGCCTTCGCCGATTGTGAGTCCAGCGTGCTGATCGTCGGTGAGACCGGTGTCGGCAAGGAGCGCATCGCGCAACTGCTGCACCAGCGCCATGGTCGTTATCGGCATGGACCGTTTGTCGCCGTCAACTGCGGCGCGATTCCGGACGGCTTGTTCGAGTCGCTGTTCTTCGGTCATGCCAAGGGCGCGTTTACCGGCGCCTTGCTGGCACATAAAGGCTATTTCGAACAGGCCGATGGCGGTACTCTTTTCCTCGACGAGATCGGCGATCTGCCGCTGTACCAGCAGGTCAAGCTGCTGCGCGTGCTGGAGCAAAGCAGCGTGACCCGTCTCGGCTCGCAAACTGAGGTCAAGCTGGATTTCAGGCTGGTGGCAGCGACCAACCGCAACCTGCGCGAGCAGGTGCAGCAGGACATGTTCCGCGCTGACCTGTATTACCGCCTGGCGGTGATCGAGTTACGGGTGCCGAACCTTGAAGAGCGCGGCAGCGTCGACAAGATCGCGATTTTCAATACCTTGCTGACCCAGACCTACAGCGACCTTCCGACGCCTCCGGAGTGGTTATTG
This DNA window, taken from Collimonas arenae, encodes the following:
- a CDS encoding type II secretion system F family protein; this translates as MRIALWLLAAALLLGGIALWLWQRAQRRSRQDVSAAFVDRQLQGMQPMQPQTQEAIGQQPQLHVQIEAVRHFFLRAGIQQPDGRLYANLLVPGMVLVLLALVFGGWLSALGTLILYVMLVAFYFWLKTSRLQRTMVRQLPGFLDTLVRLVTIGNSIGSAFQTGIVGTEGPLRVVLDRANRQVQAGVELEQALRQQAAIFHFKELDLVAAVIGVSSRFGGRSDLVLERMAAFMRDLEHAQNELVSLSAEIRLSAWVMGVLPIAIVMFLIIFNNSMFVNMWLDPIGRKMMIGAALLEVIGSYSLYRLAKTV
- a CDS encoding type II secretion system F family protein, translated to MSTTQHTLIVLAILLLASALLLVGGALLGRAWRLKRNLDTVEQKIAAHDHPTGAAAMPAQLPWKERLVALSADWLDTPLGRQLVAEEDRHLLDQCGVNDRHGKAWFFFARVVLAICLPLIGLFLFGSGVGLKLLLILFFGMALGYMLPKWVMQRVAKKRQKLAAEELPLLIDLLRLLQGVGLSVDQSLHVIENEFSNVLKVLGQELAIAGRQYSTGRSREQSMRRFSTIFDNEDLHAVSRLLVQVEHHGGAVQEPLKQFSERIREQRKLDMKEKIGKLTVKMTGVMVVTLLPGLLVITGGVGFLAVIRALSKMGANI
- a CDS encoding tetratricopeptide repeat protein, giving the protein MRAQRRSGPFLAVIFGIALLALGGCASNSARVYAQQNEAAQLRQQAEEKAPTPDNKGMYLGLIRQMQERGMYFASLAHIDAYEQQNGSTPEVQRLRADALRETRQGAAAEAAYRKLLSTTEAGAAWHGLGLLAAQNSDYKGAAIALREAVKREPTNPVMLSDLGFALLRSGDVASARVPLAQAAELAPDNRKMIGNLALLLLVSGDGEKARAVMDKAALSADSRATVYRLAAEIGQAPQPVVMAIPSAAAAKATSSVPVLPTATPFQSMLDRFGNGG
- a CDS encoding DUF3613 domain-containing protein, with protein sequence MQIPLHRYFQLTGCALLATALIPTVFAQDMTSRNGRLTQPVVNATANAPVQEAAQVAGAVPEGPAAAASQAETPTPTPRERESTVRVGDVTRLLLQAQVDGRVAGPRQPMLGVTATASWQRYLDSFKHPLPENFEKKVTSNN
- a CDS encoding pilus assembly protein TadG-related protein, with protein sequence MTSSRIQSPCHLPVRRIRRDRLRQHGSVAVMAAIFLSVIVILLSSIDIGYMFYMRRDLQKTADLAALAGAQMLASSQTFTSTATTCGSGDPPVLAARANAQTNGFATGTPSTAANTLTVTCGRWDPVANAAMAPNYFSTPTAPNTRLNAVKVILSQSVPTFFGWGTHTINGQAIASISDPYAAFSVGSKLLALNGGVVPGLLSAIGLNLNGTSLVSYNGLANVSVTPNGLLQALGFQIPLHADVGTVTQILQASTAGCSNGMCTLQALLGAITTVGGQQDLISALGGLTVGQLNLMIPLLSDASGQGGLFVLANIADAQSALNANVNALNVLNTAIGIANSHRFGSVNLGASLPGVATVTTQVGIVEPPSIGIGGIGTTAFTAQVRLYTRIQSNLLNLGLLNIDLPLIIDVVNGLGTLTDMCTAKDASGNDLATIQVQAPVLSLCAGSVNNVVDGSTVFSTKGACKQNLTNWPMVNVLGGVLTVNKAIAIDALANNSSVTLSKGQTVTTGNNSLQIGTTLSNLFSALTGALAGSLFGGGGVNNNNLAAGLLNGQGLGAAQTMVTNALSSLNSFVSGLSTSVTGILGSLLTVNVLGILTNVGGLVNNLLNTIGQVVSGLLCLGNSQCILSNQLAGSQTSGGATISNALITTVGLLINLLQPILNVLGGALSTILNGLLGIQLGLVDVNLMDLNCGGTSVKLVY
- a CDS encoding DUF4282 domain-containing protein encodes the protein MTNNQTRLGKLFYFFGFEKLIAPVLIKLIYWIGMVVILVAGVASFFNTGGGVGRMLLTLVALLLSLLIWRLVSELWILAFNIYQRLVEIRDLLSRQGQAAAVIQPVLRDGD
- a CDS encoding sigma 54-interacting transcriptional regulator codes for the protein MQNKPLQESLDIYVWEGKSDIADRISQCLASFDIEVIRADEMPVTRDQVSARPSIAVISVTVIEQAQFSADAWQKSHGMPVIWVAEVGRAANPRVYPVEYSHILMLDFTCAELRKLVFRLASELHASASADRMPQPLIAQSECMQMLVSEAEAFADCESSVLIVGETGVGKERIAQLLHQRHGRYRHGPFVAVNCGAIPDGLFESLFFGHAKGAFTGALLAHKGYFEQADGGTLFLDEIGDLPLYQQVKLLRVLEQSSVTRLGSQTEVKLDFRLVAATNRNLREQVQQDMFRADLYYRLAVIELRVPNLEERGSVDKIAIFNTLLTQTYSDLPTPPEWLLEQVATAKFAGNVRELRNVAERVGIIYRQLGSWDRARINRVFETLGTMERAAEGNDLNAVRKKWDMTERNRILSVLDANGWRRQDTAHALGISRKVLWEKMRKFQIADTEAVGEPE